The following are from one region of the Rhinoraja longicauda isolate Sanriku21f chromosome 11, sRhiLon1.1, whole genome shotgun sequence genome:
- the LOC144597931 gene encoding beta-1,3-galactosyltransferase 2-like — translation MLQWRRRYCCLLKMTWNIKRSPLRTRIIELLCLAFLFTVFLLINQHDWVTSKAWSRETGFSVSHTMRGIRSPKSTANQSTTRSVGKENSQMHRVHTVNDSTALLLLDVTGLGDILGANGTTYSEKRTGYNPHHHYKYVINEPHKCEGDSPFLIVLIAVEPDQTEARHAIRQTWGNDSNVPGLRMIHLFLLGVRKTSDTLQQALLEESQQHHDLIQQDFLDTYYNLTIKTLMGMNWVTTYCPHVRYVMKTDSDMFVNTEYLINKLLKPLHPPRHNYFTGYLMRGYSPNRNKDSKWYMPPELYPSERYPVFCSGTGYVFSGDLAKKIFRVSLSIRRLHLEDVYVGICLAKLRIDPVPPPNEFLFNHWRVSYSSCKYSHIITSHQFQPNELIKYWNHLQQNKLNACASMAKDKGHRGHGRIRTKKMH, via the coding sequence ATGCTTCAGTGGAGAAGACGCTACTGCTGCTTATTGAAGATGACCTGGAACATTAAACGGTCTCCGTTGCGGACTCGTATTATTGAACTTTTATGCCTTGCGTTTTTGTTCACTGTGTTTCTGCTCATCAATCAGCACGACTGGGTCACGAGCAAAGCTTGGTCGCGAGAAACCGGTTTTTCCGTTTCTCACACCATGAGGGGAATCAGGTCACCAAAAAGCACTGCCAACCAGAGCACAACAAGAAGTGTTGGGAAAGAAAATTCTCAAATGCACAGGGTCCACACAGTGAATGACAGCACTGCACTTTTGCTTCTCGATGTAACTGGATTAGGGGATATATTGGGTGCCAATGGGACCACATACAGTGAAAAGAGAACAGGCtataatccccatcatcattacaAGTATGTCATTAACGAACCACACAAATGTGAGGGGGACAGCCCATTCCTAATCGTGCTGATTGCAGTGGAGCCTGACCAAACTGAAGCAAGACATGCCATTAGACAGACCTGGGGAAATGACAGCAATGTTCCTGGATTACGTATGATACATCTATTCCTCCTCGGCGTTAGGAAGACCAGTGATACCCTTCAGCAAGCTTTATTGGAAGAAAGCCAACAGCACCATGATCTTATTCAGCAAGACTTTCTGGATACATATTACAATCTAACGATTAAAACTCTGATGGGAATGAACTGGGTCACAACATATTGCCCACATGTACGGTACGTCATGAAGACAGATAGTGACATGTTTGTGAACACGGAGTATTTAATAAACAAACTCCTGAAGCCTTTGCATCCACCACGACACAACTATTTCACTGGGTATCTGATGCGTGGCTATTCGCCAAACCGTAACAAGGATAGCAAGTGGTACATGCCTCCAGAGCTCTACCCTAGTGAGCGTTACCCGGTCTTTTGCTCAGGGACTGGTTATGTTTTCTCTGGGGACCTAGCCAAAAAGattttcagagtctctctgagtaTCAGGCGTTTGCATTTAGAGGATGTCTACGTCGGTATCTGCCTTGCCAAACTGAGAATTGACCCTGTGCCACCACCCAATGAATTCCTTTTCAATCACTGGCGTGTTTCTTATTCCAGCTGTAAATACAGTCATATAATTACCTCCCATCAGTTCCAACCCAATGAATTAATCAAGTACTGGAACCACTTGCAGCAAAACAAGCTCAATGCCTGTGCCAGTATGGCAAAAGACAAAGGCCACAGAGGACATGGTAGAATCCGCACAAAGAAAATGCACTGA